From Oscillatoria sp. FACHB-1407, a single genomic window includes:
- a CDS encoding endonuclease III domain-containing protein, translating to MSSIDLSKSSQPSIPGLSSPIPPASIPSTEQLRHKALLVHDRLCAVYGCPIPYFHSLDPLSELVSSLLSHRTRNADSGKAFKQLRQRFPTWEAVRDADTTEVQEAIAPCTWADQKAPRIQQVLRLITERRGELSLDFLADLSVVEARTWLEELPGVGPKTSAAVLCFSQLRRPALPVDSHHHRVAVRLGLIPETVAVGPSHALLEAQLPKDWTAQQVYDNHEVLMLHGQKCCYYRNPQCQRCTVLDLCPAGQARMQTS from the coding sequence GTGTCATCAATCGATCTATCAAAATCATCTCAACCGTCCATTCCAGGGTTATCGTCTCCTATCCCACCTGCCAGCATTCCATCCACCGAACAACTGCGACACAAAGCCTTACTCGTCCACGATCGCCTCTGCGCGGTGTATGGATGCCCCATTCCCTACTTTCATAGCCTCGATCCGTTGAGTGAGTTAGTCTCGTCGCTGTTGTCCCATCGCACCCGCAATGCGGATTCTGGGAAGGCGTTTAAGCAACTGCGACAACGGTTTCCTACCTGGGAAGCAGTACGCGATGCAGATACGACTGAAGTACAAGAGGCGATCGCACCCTGTACCTGGGCAGACCAGAAAGCACCCCGAATTCAGCAAGTTTTACGACTGATCACGGAACGTCGAGGAGAACTATCTCTCGATTTCCTGGCGGATCTCTCCGTTGTGGAAGCCCGCACCTGGTTAGAGGAGTTGCCCGGAGTCGGACCCAAAACCAGCGCAGCGGTATTGTGTTTTAGCCAGTTGCGTCGTCCGGCGTTGCCAGTAGACAGCCATCACCATCGGGTGGCGGTGCGGTTGGGACTGATTCCTGAGACAGTGGCAGTCGGTCCATCTCATGCGTTGTTAGAAGCACAGTTACCAAAGGACTGGACTGCTCAGCAAGTATACGACAATCACGAAGTACTCATGCTGCATGGGCAAAAGTGTTGCTACTATCGCAATCCGCAATGTCAACGATGTACCGTGTTAGATTTGTGTCCTGCTGGGCAAGCTCGAATGCAAACGTCTTAA
- the pruA gene encoding L-glutamate gamma-semialdehyde dehydrogenase — protein MVTQVANIYETKTQSIARQLLAATKENRSFLAQMRDQMRWDDKLLGWAMSNPGLRVQLFRFIDCLPALRSKAEIARHLQEYLGDASVELPSALKGMLNFANADSLPGQVAATTVSTAVETLAHKYISGENIKQVLKTLEQLRRDKMAFTVDLLGEAVITESEAQSYLDRCLDLIEQLTNASKGWSKVSQIDEADGETLPRVQVSVKLTAFYSQFDPLDAKGSQERVSDRVRLLLRRAKELGAAIHFDMEQYAYKDLTIAILKQILMEDEFRTRTDIGVTLQAYLKDTERDLQGLIEWAKQRGYPITIRLVKGAYWDQETIKAAQKDWEIPVFQNKESTDASFEQLTRLLLENHEYLYAAIGSHNVRSQAMAIAIAEELKIPRRRFEVQVLYGMADKLAKALVNQGHRVRVYCPYGDLIPGMSYLIRRLLENTANSSFLRQNLEDRPSEELLAVPQFNEPDSPIVKSNSSFHNSADTDYAIEERRDRALAMIATVRQQLGKSYLPLVNGERMNTLERVDSVNPSNPSEVVGQIGLLSQEQADQAIAAAKAAFPQWRNTPAKERAAILRRAADLMEARRDELSAWMVLETGKALGQADPEVSEAIDFCRFYADEMERLNHGTNYDVPGENNRYHYQPRGISLIISPWNFPLAIPTGMTVASLVAGNCTLLKPAEVSSVIAAKLAEILVEAGIPKGVFQYVPCKGSTVGSYLVKHPDVHMITFTGSQEVGCRIYADAAILQPGQKHLKRVIAEMGGKNAIIVDESADLDQAVQGVVYSAFGYSGQKCSACSRVVVLEPIYETFLNRLVEATRSLNIGAAEIPSTQVGPVIDAAAQNRIKAYIDKGKEEGTVALEMEAPDTGYFVGPVIFTDVSPTAKIAQEEIFGPVLAVMRAKTFDEALAIANGTPFALTGGLYSRTPSHINRAQAEFEVGNLYINRGTTGAIVARQPFGGFKLSGVGSKAGGPDYLLQFLEPRHISENVQRQGFAPIEGVE, from the coding sequence GTGGTTACTCAAGTTGCAAATATCTACGAAACCAAAACTCAGTCGATCGCCCGTCAACTGTTAGCTGCAACAAAGGAAAACCGCTCCTTTCTTGCCCAGATGCGTGATCAGATGCGGTGGGATGACAAGTTGTTGGGTTGGGCGATGAGCAACCCTGGTTTGCGCGTGCAGTTATTCCGCTTTATTGACTGTCTGCCTGCACTACGGAGCAAAGCCGAGATTGCCCGCCATCTCCAGGAATATTTGGGGGATGCCTCAGTGGAGTTGCCCTCGGCACTCAAGGGAATGCTCAACTTTGCGAATGCCGATTCGCTACCAGGGCAAGTTGCAGCAACTACCGTGTCTACAGCCGTTGAGACACTAGCGCACAAATATATCTCCGGTGAAAACATTAAGCAAGTGCTCAAGACGCTAGAGCAACTGCGGCGGGACAAAATGGCCTTTACGGTGGATTTACTGGGTGAAGCCGTGATCACCGAAAGCGAGGCACAGTCTTACCTCGATCGCTGTCTTGACCTGATTGAGCAACTGACTAACGCATCTAAAGGATGGTCAAAAGTATCACAAATTGATGAAGCGGATGGTGAAACCCTGCCCAGGGTGCAAGTGTCCGTTAAGTTAACCGCCTTCTATTCGCAGTTTGACCCGCTAGATGCCAAGGGTAGCCAGGAGCGGGTGAGCGATCGCGTCCGGTTGTTGTTGCGTCGAGCCAAGGAGTTGGGCGCGGCGATTCATTTTGACATGGAGCAATATGCCTACAAAGACCTGACAATCGCCATTCTCAAGCAAATCTTGATGGAGGACGAGTTTCGCACCCGCACGGACATTGGGGTGACACTGCAAGCCTACCTTAAGGATACAGAGCGTGATCTGCAAGGGCTAATTGAATGGGCAAAACAACGGGGCTATCCGATCACGATTCGCCTGGTAAAAGGAGCCTATTGGGATCAGGAGACGATTAAAGCGGCGCAAAAAGATTGGGAGATTCCCGTATTCCAAAACAAAGAATCCACCGATGCCAGCTTTGAGCAGTTGACTCGCTTGTTGCTGGAAAATCACGAGTATCTCTATGCGGCGATTGGCAGTCACAACGTCCGTTCGCAGGCTATGGCGATCGCGATCGCGGAGGAACTTAAGATTCCCCGGCGGCGGTTTGAGGTGCAGGTGCTCTATGGCATGGCAGACAAACTAGCAAAAGCGTTGGTGAATCAGGGTCATCGGGTGCGGGTTTATTGTCCCTATGGCGACTTGATTCCGGGAATGTCCTACCTGATTCGTCGTCTGTTAGAAAATACCGCGAACTCTTCTTTCCTGCGGCAAAATCTGGAAGATCGCCCCAGCGAAGAGTTGCTGGCTGTTCCCCAGTTCAACGAGCCAGATTCACCCATCGTTAAGTCAAACTCTAGCTTCCACAACTCAGCGGATACGGATTATGCGATTGAGGAGAGGCGCGATCGCGCTCTGGCGATGATTGCAACCGTGCGGCAACAGTTGGGCAAATCCTATCTGCCGCTGGTGAATGGTGAACGGATGAATACGCTGGAGAGGGTGGATTCCGTCAATCCCTCGAATCCCTCCGAAGTAGTAGGACAGATCGGTTTACTGAGCCAGGAACAGGCAGACCAGGCGATCGCGGCGGCTAAAGCGGCATTTCCCCAATGGCGTAACACTCCTGCGAAAGAACGGGCTGCAATTTTGCGGAGAGCCGCTGATCTGATGGAAGCTCGGCGTGATGAATTGTCTGCTTGGATGGTGTTGGAAACCGGGAAAGCATTGGGACAGGCTGACCCCGAAGTATCTGAGGCGATCGACTTCTGCCGCTTTTACGCCGATGAAATGGAGCGATTGAACCACGGCACGAACTACGATGTGCCGGGTGAAAACAACCGCTATCACTATCAACCCCGTGGCATCTCCCTGATCATTTCACCGTGGAACTTCCCCTTAGCGATTCCCACGGGAATGACGGTTGCCTCCCTCGTGGCAGGAAACTGTACCTTGTTGAAGCCTGCGGAAGTGTCGTCGGTGATCGCGGCGAAGCTGGCAGAAATTCTCGTGGAGGCAGGAATTCCCAAAGGAGTGTTCCAATACGTGCCGTGTAAAGGCTCGACAGTGGGTTCCTACCTGGTGAAGCATCCCGACGTTCACATGATCACCTTCACCGGGTCGCAGGAGGTCGGTTGCCGGATTTATGCTGACGCTGCCATTCTGCAACCGGGACAAAAGCACCTGAAGCGGGTGATCGCGGAGATGGGCGGTAAAAACGCCATCATTGTGGATGAGAGTGCGGATCTGGATCAAGCTGTGCAGGGAGTAGTTTATTCTGCCTTTGGCTACAGTGGGCAAAAGTGCTCGGCGTGCTCTCGTGTGGTGGTGCTGGAACCGATCTACGAAACCTTCCTGAACCGTCTGGTAGAAGCGACGCGATCGCTCAACATCGGTGCAGCGGAAATTCCCAGTACCCAAGTTGGACCTGTAATCGACGCAGCCGCGCAAAACCGCATCAAAGCCTACATCGACAAAGGCAAAGAGGAAGGCACTGTTGCTTTGGAAATGGAGGCTCCTGACACAGGCTACTTTGTTGGTCCAGTCATCTTTACGGATGTCTCTCCCACCGCCAAGATCGCCCAGGAAGAGATCTTTGGTCCTGTGTTAGCAGTCATGCGAGCCAAGACCTTTGATGAAGCTCTGGCGATCGCCAACGGCACTCCCTTTGCCCTCACGGGTGGTTTGTACTCTCGTACGCCATCCCACATCAACCGGGCACAAGCCGAGTTTGAGGTCGGCAACCTCTACATCAACCGGGGCACGACGGGGGCGATCGTCGCTCGTCAACCGTTCGGCGGATTCAAACTCTCTGGGGTTGGTTCCAAGGCAGGTGGTCCCGACTACTTGCTGCAATTCCTGGAGCCTCGCCATATTAGCGAGAACGTGCAGCGACAGGGCTTTGCTCCCATTGAAGGGGTAGAGTAA
- a CDS encoding SDR family oxidoreductase, translated as MTDSSIFLAGASRGVGHEIARLLTQKPVKVKALLRSPDAQSTLEAMGISVVFGDAMNRAEVDQAMQAEPIWAVVSTIGGLPKDGQRSDYLGNKNLIDAAVQAGVQRFILVSSIGSGNSAVALPPQVLETLGPVLIEKAQAEQHLIESGLNYTIIRPGGLKSEPATGNAVLTPDPAIAGSIHRADVADLVCRCLFSNQADYKVLSAVDRQMTYGQTEFEVLDVIN; from the coding sequence ATGACAGACTCCTCTATCTTCCTTGCTGGTGCCAGTCGCGGTGTGGGGCATGAAATCGCCCGGCTACTAACTCAAAAGCCTGTTAAGGTCAAAGCGTTGCTACGCTCACCTGACGCTCAATCGACATTAGAGGCGATGGGTATCTCAGTTGTGTTTGGGGATGCGATGAACCGAGCCGAGGTAGACCAGGCAATGCAAGCCGAGCCAATTTGGGCAGTAGTTAGCACGATTGGTGGCTTACCCAAAGACGGGCAGCGATCGGATTATTTAGGGAATAAGAACTTGATTGATGCGGCAGTGCAAGCGGGAGTGCAGCGATTTATCTTGGTGTCATCCATTGGTAGTGGTAATAGTGCCGTTGCCCTTCCCCCACAGGTTTTGGAAACCTTAGGACCTGTGTTGATCGAGAAAGCCCAAGCGGAACAACACTTAATCGAGAGTGGCTTGAATTACACTATTATTCGACCTGGTGGGTTAAAGTCTGAACCTGCAACAGGCAATGCTGTATTGACCCCTGACCCTGCGATCGCAGGTAGTATTCATCGAGCGGATGTGGCGGATTTGGTATGTCGGTGTCTGTTCTCCAATCAAGCTGATTACAAAGTCTTGTCAGCCGTCGATCGCCAGATGACTTACGGACAAACGGAGTTTGAGGTGTTGGATGTTATTAATTAA
- a CDS encoding pentapeptide repeat-containing protein — protein MLNNYEPFELWQEYELGKRNFCGINLEKIQLEGWSFENADFSVANLELASIHRTGFIRTRFRQANFSRANLELVDLQENDLQGASFWRSHLFRVYAEQSNLTQINFCEASLIECNFTGADLSSADLTNSYIKNGDWRGVNLTGAKLKGAQLIGSLDLRGASLTLSQLNEAMIESTVKLPETIPR, from the coding sequence ATGTTGAACAACTATGAACCTTTTGAACTATGGCAAGAATATGAGTTGGGAAAGAGAAACTTCTGTGGAATCAATTTAGAGAAAATTCAACTAGAAGGATGGAGTTTTGAAAATGCTGATTTTAGCGTAGCCAATTTAGAATTAGCTTCTATTCATAGAACTGGATTCATTAGAACTCGGTTTAGGCAAGCCAACTTTAGTAGAGCCAACCTTGAGCTTGTTGATTTACAAGAAAACGATCTTCAAGGAGCATCTTTTTGGCGATCGCATTTATTTAGAGTTTATGCAGAGCAATCTAACTTGACTCAAATCAACTTCTGCGAAGCTTCTTTGATTGAATGCAATTTTACAGGAGCAGATTTAAGCTCAGCAGACTTAACCAATTCCTATATCAAAAATGGTGATTGGCGTGGAGTAAATTTAACGGGAGCCAAGCTGAAAGGAGCACAACTAATTGGGAGTTTAGATTTACGCGGAGCAAGTTTAACCCTATCTCAGTTAAATGAAGCCATGATTGAAAGCACCGTCAAACTGCCAGAAACTATACCTCGATAG
- a CDS encoding glycosyltransferase family 2 protein, which yields MLCSSLISLAAYVAQFRAAIVAITQLQPGVDPTVDEQSLRVTPLVSVVVPAYNEATNIQACITSVLDNTALSQQYLEVWVVDDQSTDDTWAILKVLQQHYQDPRLHLLSGLPRPKGERWTGKNWACTQGAEKARGEFLLFIDADVRLKPGAIAAAVKLAQTEHIDLLNGIPQVVCGSLIEWLVQPLIFISMVISFNQPAVRDPKQETAYAAGPFMLFRRSAYDQVGGHRAVASEVAEDVALARAIKHHQLTLQYRLVANLASLRMYTSWATLWEGWTKVLYVGAWRNAGLMFLLFVLMFSLYTMPWLGLGVLLIKGLVAGWSRVDGVSMGLVLPALGLQYYLRQQASRALHCSPNYWWLQSIGGLLVGIMAIASVIKAETGWGWTWRGRVLSNRIIP from the coding sequence TTGCTTTGTTCCTCCCTCATTAGTCTGGCAGCTTATGTTGCCCAGTTTCGAGCTGCCATTGTTGCTATTACGCAACTACAGCCAGGAGTAGACCCCACAGTTGATGAGCAATCCTTGAGAGTAACTCCCCTTGTCTCAGTGGTTGTTCCGGCTTATAACGAAGCCACCAATATTCAAGCCTGTATTACGTCGGTTCTTGATAATACTGCTCTATCGCAGCAATACCTGGAAGTTTGGGTTGTGGATGACCAATCTACCGATGACACCTGGGCAATCCTGAAAGTTCTGCAACAGCACTACCAGGACCCCCGTCTGCATCTGTTGTCTGGATTGCCGCGCCCTAAAGGAGAACGCTGGACGGGTAAAAACTGGGCATGCACCCAGGGAGCCGAGAAAGCAAGGGGAGAATTTCTGCTGTTTATTGATGCCGATGTGCGGTTGAAACCGGGGGCGATCGCCGCAGCGGTGAAACTTGCTCAGACTGAGCATATTGACTTACTCAATGGCATTCCCCAGGTTGTTTGCGGATCATTGATCGAGTGGTTAGTGCAGCCATTGATTTTCATCAGCATGGTCATTTCCTTCAATCAACCTGCCGTCCGGGACCCCAAACAGGAAACAGCCTATGCCGCCGGACCCTTTATGCTATTTCGTCGTTCTGCCTATGATCAGGTGGGTGGGCACCGAGCCGTTGCCTCGGAAGTTGCTGAGGATGTGGCGTTAGCGCGTGCCATCAAACACCATCAATTAACCTTGCAATATCGGTTAGTTGCCAACCTCGCTAGCTTACGCATGTACACCTCCTGGGCAACGCTCTGGGAAGGTTGGACAAAAGTTTTGTATGTGGGAGCCTGGCGAAATGCCGGGTTGATGTTCCTCCTGTTTGTTCTCATGTTCAGTCTTTACACGATGCCCTGGCTGGGGTTAGGGGTTTTGCTGATCAAAGGATTGGTGGCAGGCTGGAGCCGTGTGGATGGGGTGTCAATGGGATTGGTTCTACCCGCACTGGGATTGCAATACTACCTGCGACAGCAGGCGAGCCGAGCGTTGCATTGCTCCCCTAATTATTGGTGGTTGCAGAGTATTGGTGGACTACTGGTGGGGATAATGGCGATCGCTTCTGTCATCAAGGCAGAAACAGGTTGGGGATGGACGTGGCGAGGTCGAGTATTGAGCAACCGAATTATTCCCTAG
- a CDS encoding TIR domain-containing protein — MVAQQDLGSSFNGQDASPNEVFISYSRRDREFVIKLDNALRQTGRASWIDWSDIQPAEDWWKAIERGIESASNFVFIISPDSITSKVCRQELEYGLEHNKRLVPLLWREGFNMDDVHPAISRHNWIFFRETDDFEQAFSTLLTALDTDLDYARNHTRLLVRAKEWQRKLADSSFLLRGTDLLEAEQWLETSNTKQPKPTELHRSYVHASRKDELERQEVELRLRRMSPQQYRNRQTLLNKVRNYWIKEVLENSLQDRVLMELGLEERMDDVIPPWYIPTANPDSAPKPLPEGTRVTTLFDQLGEGRTLLILGEPGAGKTTTLLNLAQDLVTRAEQGIDDRIPIVFNLSSWLGGNQTIRDWLVSELSTKYQIPSAIGQTWIEEQYLLLLLDGLDEVKTENQNACVIALNQFQQQYGAEMVVCCRVQDYESLKHRLNFQQAVLVRSLTPEQIHHYLESGGSELDALKTLLAQDKVLQELAQSPLMLNIMALVYRGTAIANLPSLDLEAQRHHLFNAFIERTLRRRGVGDRYSRTQVIHYLTWLAQRMVQESRSVFLIEDLQPTWLPNAWVQRMYQMMAMGLVSLICGISMGLLSKISNYAIEIDLGISIGIIAGPIAGIATSLLPTLQSNWSFGIMAGLVSGLVFGLTGQVFHSDQPLNMGIFGLICGLVLLRLNPPHIEPADTVQWSWAKGKQKFIVGLLWGLTIGGTLLIMRWRLLPPDLLDNLCNRSPESLSRWAGSVLINFLCQENRTVTLNMLLGLLALGVFVGLNVGLALGFRKIPEIESRTIPNHGIWKSVRNTVKLIGICGPIAALISVLFWLIYASFPSSYPGSPDAITSEVIWWFHYGKQLVPDGLMLGLSVGVLLGLVGGLVGGENSGIVIVQHFVLRYLLWKTRCTPWNYAHFLNYAADRILLKKVGGGYIFIHRLLLEHFAQLKSRNLVRRPKEMETLE, encoded by the coding sequence ATGGTTGCCCAGCAGGATCTTGGCAGCAGTTTCAACGGTCAGGATGCATCTCCAAACGAAGTTTTTATCTCCTATTCTCGGCGTGATAGAGAATTCGTTATTAAACTTGACAATGCCTTGCGTCAAACTGGACGTGCCTCCTGGATTGATTGGTCTGATATTCAGCCTGCTGAGGATTGGTGGAAGGCGATCGAACGCGGCATTGAATCTGCCAGTAACTTTGTGTTTATTATCAGCCCAGATTCGATCACATCCAAAGTCTGTCGACAAGAGTTGGAATACGGGCTTGAGCACAACAAACGCCTGGTGCCACTGCTATGGCGAGAAGGCTTCAACATGGATGATGTCCATCCTGCCATTTCCCGCCACAACTGGATTTTTTTCCGGGAAACAGATGACTTTGAGCAGGCGTTTAGCACTCTGCTTACTGCCCTTGACACCGATTTAGACTACGCTCGCAACCATACTCGGTTGCTGGTACGAGCTAAGGAGTGGCAACGCAAATTAGCAGACAGCAGCTTTCTATTGCGGGGAACTGACCTCCTGGAAGCGGAACAATGGCTAGAAACAAGTAACACCAAACAACCCAAGCCCACTGAGTTACACCGCAGCTACGTTCACGCTAGTCGGAAGGATGAACTGGAACGGCAGGAGGTTGAACTGCGGTTACGTCGCATGTCACCTCAACAATATCGCAACCGTCAAACCCTGCTAAATAAGGTTCGCAATTACTGGATTAAGGAGGTTTTGGAGAACTCCCTACAAGACCGGGTGCTGATGGAACTGGGGTTAGAGGAACGGATGGATGACGTTATCCCACCCTGGTACATCCCGACAGCTAATCCCGATTCAGCTCCAAAGCCACTTCCAGAGGGGACAAGGGTAACAACCCTGTTTGATCAACTGGGCGAGGGGCGAACGCTGCTGATTTTGGGTGAACCTGGAGCCGGAAAAACCACCACGCTGCTGAACCTGGCACAGGATCTGGTGACGCGGGCTGAACAGGGTATTGACGACCGCATTCCAATTGTATTTAACCTCTCCTCCTGGCTGGGCGGCAATCAAACCATCAGGGATTGGCTGGTGAGTGAGTTGAGCACAAAATATCAGATCCCTTCTGCCATCGGGCAGACCTGGATTGAGGAGCAGTATCTGCTGTTGTTGCTGGACGGGCTAGATGAGGTCAAGACGGAAAACCAGAATGCTTGTGTGATTGCTTTGAACCAGTTTCAGCAGCAGTATGGGGCTGAAATGGTGGTTTGCTGTCGAGTGCAAGACTACGAAAGCTTGAAGCATCGCCTTAACTTTCAGCAAGCGGTTCTGGTGCGATCGCTCACCCCAGAACAGATTCACCATTATCTGGAGAGTGGCGGATCTGAGCTAGATGCCTTAAAAACCTTGCTGGCTCAAGACAAGGTGCTGCAAGAACTGGCTCAATCACCCTTGATGCTAAATATCATGGCACTGGTCTATCGGGGAACGGCGATCGCCAATCTACCCAGCCTTGATCTAGAAGCCCAGCGACATCATCTATTTAATGCCTTCATTGAACGCACGCTGAGACGACGAGGAGTGGGCGATCGCTACTCCAGAACCCAGGTTATCCACTACCTCACCTGGTTGGCTCAACGCATGGTGCAGGAATCCCGCAGTGTATTTCTGATCGAAGATTTGCAACCTACCTGGCTACCCAATGCATGGGTACAACGCATGTACCAGATGATGGCGATGGGGCTAGTGAGTTTAATCTGTGGTATATCGATGGGATTGCTCAGCAAAATTTCAAACTACGCAATTGAAATTGACTTAGGGATCAGTATAGGGATAATAGCTGGTCCCATCGCAGGCATCGCCACAAGCTTGCTCCCAACGCTTCAGTCTAACTGGTCCTTTGGCATTATGGCAGGTTTGGTATCCGGCTTGGTCTTTGGGCTAACTGGGCAGGTATTTCACAGCGACCAACCCTTAAATATGGGAATTTTTGGTCTCATTTGTGGGCTAGTCCTGCTCCGGTTGAATCCTCCACACATTGAGCCAGCTGATACGGTTCAATGGTCCTGGGCAAAAGGCAAACAGAAATTCATCGTCGGACTATTATGGGGGCTGACGATTGGCGGAACCCTACTGATCATGCGCTGGCGATTACTGCCACCTGACCTTTTGGATAACCTATGTAATCGTTCACCTGAATCCTTGAGCCGATGGGCAGGAAGTGTTCTAATCAACTTTTTGTGTCAGGAAAATAGAACAGTCACTCTGAACATGTTATTGGGCTTATTAGCATTGGGAGTTTTTGTTGGCTTAAATGTTGGTTTAGCCCTGGGATTTAGAAAAATTCCAGAAATCGAAAGCAGAACGATTCCCAATCATGGAATTTGGAAATCAGTCAGAAACACCGTCAAGCTTATAGGTATTTGTGGTCCCATTGCAGCACTCATTAGTGTCTTATTCTGGTTGATCTATGCCTCATTTCCAAGTAGTTACCCTGGCTCTCCCGATGCCATTACCTCCGAAGTGATCTGGTGGTTTCACTATGGTAAGCAATTAGTTCCAGATGGGTTAATGCTTGGGCTGAGTGTAGGAGTCTTACTTGGCTTAGTTGGAGGGTTGGTTGGAGGAGAGAATTCTGGAATCGTTATTGTTCAGCACTTTGTGCTGCGGTACCTACTGTGGAAGACACGGTGTACTCCCTGGAACTACGCCCACTTTCTCAACTATGCCGCTGACCGTATTTTGTTGAAAAAGGTTGGTGGTGGCTATATCTTTATTCACCGATTGCTCCTGGAACATTTCGCTCAATTGAAGTCACGTAATTTAGTGCGTCGCCCTAAAGAAATGGAGACTTTAGAGTGA